A window from bacterium encodes these proteins:
- the carA gene encoding glutamine-hydrolyzing carbamoyl-phosphate synthase small subunit: MKAKLVLEDGLSYDGYAFGAEGEVTGEIVFNTSMMGYQEILSDPSYSGQMIVMTYPHIGNYGINSADFESLRPHVKAFIVKEHCDYPSNWRSEMSLADLFKKFNIMGIEGLDTRAITRHIRNFGAMRAIISTTDLNTTSLLEKVKNSPSMVGANLVDGVTCQSAYDWGTPNLPDWQYRENIDHESKFNVVVYDFGVKQNILRKFVERGCRLHVVPAQTKADDILKMNPDGVFLSNGPGDPEAVEYVIPEIQKLIGKKPIFGICLGQQLAGIALGGKTYKLKFGHRGANHPVKNLETGVIEITSQNHGFTVDPKSLNEKEVELTHFNLYDGTLEGFQHRELPIFTVQYHPEASPGPHDSDYLFNKFMTAIEKTK, encoded by the coding sequence ATCAAAGCAAAACTTGTTCTCGAAGATGGCCTGAGTTACGACGGCTATGCCTTCGGGGCCGAAGGCGAAGTGACCGGCGAAATTGTTTTCAATACCAGCATGATGGGGTACCAGGAAATTCTTTCCGATCCTTCGTATTCCGGACAAATGATCGTCATGACGTATCCGCATATCGGCAATTACGGCATCAATAGCGCCGATTTCGAATCGCTGCGTCCTCATGTAAAAGCTTTTATTGTCAAAGAACATTGTGATTATCCTTCGAATTGGCGTTCCGAAATGTCGCTGGCCGATTTGTTCAAGAAATTCAATATTATGGGAATTGAAGGTCTGGACACGCGTGCGATCACACGACACATTCGTAATTTCGGCGCTATGCGCGCAATTATTTCTACTACCGATTTAAATACAACGTCGTTGCTCGAAAAAGTAAAAAACAGCCCGAGCATGGTGGGCGCTAATTTAGTCGATGGCGTAACGTGTCAGTCGGCTTACGATTGGGGCACACCTAACCTTCCGGATTGGCAGTATCGCGAAAACATCGATCATGAATCAAAATTCAACGTGGTTGTTTACGATTTCGGAGTAAAACAAAATATTTTAAGAAAATTTGTTGAGCGAGGATGCCGATTGCACGTTGTGCCGGCGCAAACAAAAGCCGATGATATTTTAAAAATGAATCCGGACGGGGTTTTTTTGTCCAATGGCCCAGGCGATCCTGAGGCCGTTGAGTACGTCATTCCTGAGATTCAAAAACTGATTGGAAAAAAACCGATTTTCGGAATTTGTCTTGGTCAGCAGTTAGCCGGCATTGCCTTAGGCGGAAAAACGTATAAACTTAAATTCGGCCATCGCGGCGCCAATCATCCGGTTAAAAATCTTGAAACCGGCGTTATCGAAATTACCTCACAAAATCATGGCTTCACGGTTGATCCTAAATCGCTCAACGAAAAAGAAGTTGAATTGACTCACTTTAATTTGTACGACGGAACATTGGAAGGATTTCAACATCGTGAGCTCCCGATTTTTACCGTGCAATATCACCCCGAAGCGTCTCCCGGCCCGCATGACAGCGATTATCTGTTCAATAAGTTCATGACAGCTATCGAAAAAACAAAATAA
- the bshA gene encoding N-acetyl-alpha-D-glucosaminyl L-malate synthase BshA, with amino-acid sequence MKIGITCYPTYGGSGVVATELGIELAKRGHDVHFITSDIPFRLASFTEHIYFHAVEVMTYPVFEHSPYSLSLAARMAEVAEFEDLDLLHVHYAIPHAPSAYLAKQMIKKNNRLKELKIVTTLHGTDITLLGMDRSFLNLIKFSIDESDGTTSVSKYLRNRTYSEFRPNRKIEVIHNFIDTEKYQPADDKTSPCNKFRTRLAPHQEKIIMHTSNFRQLKRVPDVVKIFAKVRAEIPTKLVLVGDGPERFNVEQLARELKVENDVLFLGKQEAVSDLIRLADVFLLPSESESFGLAALEAMSSGVPVISTAIGGLPELNIHGETGFLEKLGDVDAMASDATKILSDSKLAEQLGINARRRALDNFGTDKIVNAYIDYYQRVLEGKE; translated from the coding sequence ATGAAAATTGGTATCACGTGTTATCCAACCTATGGCGGGAGCGGCGTCGTCGCGACAGAACTGGGCATTGAACTCGCTAAACGGGGTCACGATGTTCATTTTATCACGTCGGATATTCCTTTCCGGTTAGCATCGTTTACCGAACACATTTATTTTCACGCCGTCGAAGTCATGACGTATCCCGTGTTCGAGCATTCGCCGTATTCGCTTTCGCTCGCAGCACGAATGGCGGAAGTTGCTGAATTCGAAGATCTCGATCTTCTGCACGTGCATTACGCCATTCCGCATGCGCCAAGTGCGTATCTTGCCAAACAAATGATCAAGAAGAATAACCGGCTCAAAGAATTGAAAATCGTAACCACGTTGCACGGTACGGATATTACGTTGCTCGGGATGGATCGCTCGTTTCTCAATTTGATCAAATTCAGTATCGACGAAAGCGACGGTACGACCTCCGTGTCAAAATATTTACGCAACCGTACGTATTCAGAATTCAGACCCAACCGCAAGATTGAGGTCATTCATAATTTTATCGACACGGAAAAATATCAGCCGGCGGACGATAAAACATCGCCGTGCAATAAATTTCGCACACGCCTCGCACCGCACCAAGAGAAAATCATCATGCATACGAGCAATTTCCGCCAGCTTAAACGCGTGCCGGACGTGGTGAAAATTTTTGCGAAAGTCCGCGCAGAGATTCCGACAAAGTTAGTGCTGGTCGGCGACGGCCCCGAACGATTTAATGTTGAACAATTGGCGCGGGAATTAAAGGTTGAAAACGATGTGCTGTTTCTAGGGAAACAAGAAGCGGTCTCCGATTTGATCCGCCTTGCCGATGTATTTCTACTTCCAAGCGAATCGGAAAGTTTCGGATTAGCCGCGCTTGAGGCTATGAGTTCAGGTGTGCCGGTTATTTCAACGGCCATCGGCGGGCTACCGGAATTAAATATTCATGGCGAAACCGGCTTTCTCGAAAAACTTGGCGACGTTGACGCGATGGCCAGTGATGCGACTAAAATTCTATCTGATTCTAAATTGGCCGAACAGTTAGGCATCAATGCCAGGCGCCGGGCTTTGGACAATTTCGGTACCGATAAAATTGTCAATGCTTACATCGATTATTATCAGCGTGTCTTAGAGGGTAAAGAGTGA
- a CDS encoding sulfite exporter TauE/SafE family protein produces MDEQNNFSDSEEESGPSIERQKRATRWKIYGWIVIALMVILIGVNLLDLVDPEVNRVAIPLMVAAYAVYVIFRRRV; encoded by the coding sequence ATGGACGAACAAAATAATTTTTCCGACAGTGAAGAAGAAAGCGGTCCATCGATCGAACGGCAAAAGCGCGCTACCCGATGGAAAATTTACGGATGGATTGTCATCGCTTTGATGGTCATTCTGATCGGTGTTAATTTGCTGGATCTGGTCGACCCGGAAGTTAACCGGGTGGCCATTCCATTGATGGTGGCGGCGTACGCCGTGTATGTGATTTTCAGAAGACGTGTGTAG
- the greA gene encoding transcription elongation factor GreA, translated as MSKVYFTPEGLKKLKEEVTYLENVKRPEIAHRVQVAREHGDLKENAEYHSAKEELQLLQNRINEMKMKIVNAVVVDEESIPTDKVYILATVELQNVKTKDKFSYTLVPDNDADWENGKISVNSPIGKGLLGKGVGEIAKIQIPAGEMQLKVLKIKR; from the coding sequence ATGAGTAAAGTATACTTCACCCCTGAAGGTTTGAAAAAACTGAAGGAGGAGGTAACGTATCTGGAAAATGTAAAACGTCCCGAAATCGCGCATCGCGTACAGGTAGCGCGTGAACACGGCGACTTGAAGGAAAATGCGGAGTATCATTCGGCCAAAGAGGAACTTCAGCTCCTTCAAAACCGCATCAATGAAATGAAGATGAAGATCGTCAATGCGGTCGTCGTCGATGAAGAATCCATTCCCACAGACAAAGTTTACATTTTGGCTACGGTTGAATTGCAAAACGTTAAGACGAAAGATAAATTTTCGTACACGCTTGTTCCGGATAACGATGCCGATTGGGAAAATGGAAAAATTTCTGTCAATTCCCCTATTGGAAAAGGCTTATTGGGAAAAGGCGTTGGCGAAATCGCCAAAATCCAGATTCCGGCCGGCGAAATGCAATTGAAAGTTTTAAAAATCAAACGTTAA
- a CDS encoding M24 family metallopeptidase, translating to MKIKLTDIQNAIRQLGFDGWLMYSFRKNNPIVDRILDLPSHLVLMRRYYYYIPANGTPQKLVHSIERGSLDSVPGDKTVFSSWQELETGLKKITGGAKKVAMEYSHECAIPYVSIVDAGTVEMVRKATGAEIVSSADLVQIFDATWDNEQWQMHQEAGKGLIETVHEAFAFIKENIRAGKKLTEFDVQNFMLQCFEKRNIYSSSAPNCSVNENSGDPHYEPTETIFKEIKKDDFVLIDLWAKKKAPRSVYADYAWVGYVGETVPEKYEKIFQVVKGARDAAVDFLKKNLKSGQPVYGWQVDDASRQYIVSKGYGEYFIHRTGHSIGEEVHGNGANMDNMETKDIRRILPRTCFSIEPGIYFYNDFGIRSEIDAYITENNDVVVTGAPMQESVIPILK from the coding sequence ATGAAAATTAAACTGACCGATATTCAAAATGCTATCCGCCAATTGGGATTCGATGGTTGGCTGATGTACAGTTTTCGTAAAAACAATCCGATCGTCGACCGTATTTTGGATCTTCCATCGCATCTCGTACTGATGCGCCGTTATTATTACTATATTCCGGCCAACGGAACGCCGCAAAAACTCGTTCACAGTATTGAACGCGGATCATTAGATTCCGTACCGGGCGATAAAACGGTTTTTTCCAGCTGGCAAGAACTCGAAACAGGCTTGAAAAAAATTACAGGCGGCGCCAAAAAGGTCGCGATGGAATATTCGCATGAGTGTGCCATTCCGTATGTCTCTATCGTCGATGCGGGAACTGTCGAGATGGTTCGTAAAGCAACCGGAGCAGAGATCGTTTCTTCGGCCGATTTAGTACAAATCTTTGACGCCACGTGGGATAATGAGCAGTGGCAAATGCACCAGGAAGCCGGTAAAGGCTTGATCGAAACGGTTCACGAAGCTTTTGCATTCATTAAAGAAAACATTCGTGCCGGAAAAAAATTGACTGAGTTCGATGTGCAAAATTTTATGCTGCAATGTTTTGAAAAACGAAATATTTATTCGAGCTCTGCGCCGAATTGCTCGGTCAATGAAAATTCGGGCGATCCGCATTATGAGCCTACGGAAACGATTTTTAAAGAAATTAAAAAAGACGATTTTGTTCTGATCGATTTGTGGGCCAAGAAAAAAGCACCGCGATCTGTTTATGCGGATTATGCCTGGGTCGGTTATGTCGGTGAAACCGTTCCTGAAAAATATGAGAAAATATTCCAAGTCGTCAAAGGTGCGCGTGATGCGGCTGTCGATTTCCTGAAGAAAAATTTGAAATCAGGCCAGCCCGTTTACGGTTGGCAAGTTGACGATGCCAGCCGCCAATACATTGTATCAAAAGGTTACGGCGAATATTTCATACACCGCACCGGCCATTCCATTGGCGAAGAAGTTCACGGCAATGGCGCGAATATGGATAATATGGAAACGAAAGATATCCGGCGAATTTTGCCGCGGACGTGTTTTTCAATCGAGCCCGGAATATATTTTTACAATGATTTTGGCATCCGGAGTGAGATCGATGCCTATATCACTGAAAATAACGACGTCGTCGTGACCGGCGCACCGATGCAGGAAAGTGTTATTCCGATTTTAAAATAA
- the thiL gene encoding thiamine-phosphate kinase, with protein sequence MRISDIGEFGLIDKIQAILGLSGRSNRLHLGIGDDAAIFETPKGYFSIATVDTMIEGVHFDLRYTDFQSLGWKALAINLSDIAAMAGRPKWALVNLILPDKLSVENIQDLYRGLKKAGRRFNTTIIGGNIAKSASELSVTITVLGEARKNRWLKRSSAKPGDVIAVTGYLGSSHAGLQVLKNNKNNRFFSHVINRHLRPVPRFDFIELCLKRCIPLNACIDLSDGLSSDLRHLCEASRVGAVINCDRLPIHRETRKVSDQYTKNVYDYALDGGEDYELLVTMSMKNFEKAKYFFKKQLTMIGEITSGKKIILRSGNKELPLTAGGYTHF encoded by the coding sequence ATGCGAATCAGCGACATTGGGGAATTCGGGCTCATTGACAAAATTCAGGCAATTTTAGGCTTAAGCGGCCGGAGCAATCGATTGCATTTGGGTATCGGGGACGACGCGGCAATTTTTGAAACTCCCAAAGGCTACTTTTCGATCGCGACGGTGGACACTATGATCGAAGGCGTGCATTTTGATCTCCGATATACGGATTTTCAGTCGCTCGGTTGGAAAGCTCTGGCGATCAATTTAAGCGATATTGCGGCGATGGCCGGCCGGCCTAAATGGGCTTTGGTTAATCTGATTTTGCCCGATAAATTGAGTGTTGAGAATATCCAGGATTTATATCGCGGATTAAAAAAAGCTGGCCGCCGTTTTAATACAACGATCATCGGCGGCAATATTGCCAAAAGCGCTTCTGAATTGTCCGTGACTATTACAGTTTTAGGCGAAGCCAGAAAAAATCGATGGCTCAAACGTTCTTCAGCCAAACCGGGCGATGTTATTGCTGTGACCGGTTATCTGGGATCGTCGCATGCAGGCTTACAGGTTTTGAAGAATAATAAAAATAACCGGTTTTTTTCACATGTGATTAACCGGCATCTTCGTCCTGTACCTCGATTTGATTTTATTGAACTGTGCCTGAAACGATGTATTCCTTTAAACGCTTGCATTGACTTGAGCGACGGTTTGTCATCCGATTTGCGGCATTTGTGCGAAGCAAGCCGTGTTGGCGCGGTTATTAATTGCGATCGTTTGCCGATTCATCGGGAAACCCGCAAAGTATCTGACCAATACACAAAAAATGTGTATGACTATGCGCTGGACGGGGGAGAGGATTACGAGCTTTTGGTAACGATGTCTATGAAAAATTTTGAAAAAGCGAAATATTTTTTCAAAAAACAACTTACAATGATCGGCGAAATCACATCCGGTAAAAAAATTATTCTTCGCTCGGGCAATAAAGAGCTTCCGCTTACTGCCGGTGGATACACACACTTTTAG
- a CDS encoding WD40 repeat domain-containing protein, translating to MRFYLAMRIHWFLLYLPVLIQAQELLVPDGHIAPLTRIVLTPDEKYFVTLSTDETARLWDLATGAFIRIYDDASGSICITPNGKFLVTGSPYIFKPDSTIRVRRIDNGQIVRQIKGQNVIGLSEDGLKMLFYDCIGRKMAIKLSGLLVGQPIVLFTIDSATALAVSKDLSLLAAGFENGEIAIYETKTGNLKAVFHEHAEEITKLNFTDDQKYLISGGGDRFIKIFDLNNGSVRSVWANFNKALAIDPQQQYVLSSSFDNTLEMFDFKDGNWIRLIDHNAYSIADIALTQNGELLIEACTDKKVKIINLKTQEVVQEIGAQSLFVSHLAVSGDDRYLIASSYDNLIRVWDLKTGELSKTIPSQGVMQTYLNDSLDLITSISAGPSAEIKKFSTGEEIKMFANHEFLCFAIAFDARQTRVATGGYDRKIHVWSFPESRFEQTFLGHSGNIMALCFSKDGRYLASSAFDKTLRVWDLETGKAKYVFNNGLINQMILKNDSLLFGAGQDGAISVWNFSDGTLLRKIKAHDRPIASIALYGNVLASASEDHTIRLWNCENGKLLQTLEGHTAMLNYVVFTHDGKRLISAAHDGAIKIWDVATGKLIATMIGFRNGEWITCAENGNYVASKNGDAYVHWRVDNEVFSLKQFSEIHKNRESVANILQSTVYNESKFQFSLPPHVEIIRPYSQPSINQGELKLEIAAKGRNEDLIFEVYLNDALVLTKKELKVSELITHMNVKLIAGNNRITVIAQNGRGIKSSESKMYVYYNGW from the coding sequence ATGCGATTCTACCTTGCTATGAGAATCCATTGGTTTTTGCTATACCTGCCGGTTTTGATACAAGCGCAGGAGTTGCTTGTTCCCGACGGGCATATCGCCCCACTCACACGCATCGTACTGACACCCGATGAAAAATATTTTGTAACCTTAAGTACGGATGAAACCGCCCGACTTTGGGACCTTGCAACAGGGGCGTTTATCCGAATCTATGACGATGCCAGTGGCTCCATATGTATCACGCCCAATGGAAAATTTCTGGTCACAGGAAGTCCATATATTTTCAAACCTGACAGCACAATTCGGGTTCGCCGCATTGACAATGGCCAGATCGTACGTCAAATCAAAGGGCAAAACGTCATTGGCTTAAGCGAGGATGGCCTTAAAATGTTGTTTTATGATTGTATTGGCCGGAAAATGGCCATCAAACTTTCCGGGCTACTCGTCGGACAACCAATCGTCTTGTTTACAATTGATTCAGCAACCGCATTGGCGGTTTCGAAAGATTTGTCATTACTCGCGGCCGGGTTTGAAAACGGGGAAATAGCAATTTATGAAACTAAAACCGGTAATTTAAAAGCAGTCTTCCATGAGCATGCAGAGGAAATTACAAAACTCAATTTCACCGATGATCAGAAATATCTTATTTCCGGCGGCGGCGATCGATTTATTAAAATTTTCGATTTGAATAATGGAAGTGTTCGTTCAGTATGGGCTAATTTTAACAAAGCGCTGGCGATTGATCCGCAACAGCAATATGTTTTATCGTCCAGCTTCGATAATACTTTGGAGATGTTTGATTTTAAAGACGGCAACTGGATTCGCCTGATCGATCACAATGCGTATTCGATCGCCGACATTGCGCTCACGCAAAACGGTGAACTGCTGATCGAAGCCTGTACCGATAAAAAAGTAAAGATCATTAATCTCAAAACACAAGAAGTTGTACAGGAAATCGGCGCACAAAGTCTGTTTGTTTCCCATCTTGCTGTCAGCGGAGACGACCGCTATCTCATTGCTTCGAGTTATGACAACCTGATTCGCGTGTGGGATCTGAAAACCGGCGAATTGTCTAAGACTATTCCGTCGCAAGGCGTGATGCAAACTTATCTGAATGATTCGCTTGATCTGATCACATCCATCAGCGCGGGGCCATCGGCGGAAATAAAAAAATTTTCGACAGGCGAAGAAATAAAAATGTTTGCCAATCATGAATTTTTATGTTTTGCGATCGCGTTCGATGCGCGGCAAACGCGCGTGGCCACGGGCGGATACGACCGGAAAATTCATGTGTGGTCATTCCCGGAAAGTCGTTTCGAACAAACTTTTTTGGGTCATTCGGGTAATATCATGGCTTTGTGTTTTTCAAAGGACGGACGTTATCTTGCGTCATCGGCTTTCGACAAAACATTACGTGTTTGGGATTTAGAAACCGGTAAAGCAAAGTATGTTTTTAATAACGGTCTGATCAACCAAATGATTTTAAAAAATGATAGTTTGCTTTTCGGAGCCGGACAAGATGGAGCTATTTCTGTCTGGAATTTTTCAGACGGCACGTTGTTACGAAAAATCAAAGCGCATGATCGCCCGATCGCCAGCATTGCACTATATGGTAATGTACTTGCATCGGCGAGTGAAGATCATACCATACGGTTGTGGAATTGTGAAAATGGAAAATTGCTTCAGACGCTCGAAGGCCATACGGCGATGTTAAATTATGTTGTATTTACCCATGACGGTAAGCGTCTGATTTCTGCCGCTCATGACGGTGCGATCAAAATCTGGGACGTTGCGACGGGTAAACTGATAGCAACGATGATTGGGTTCCGTAACGGTGAATGGATTACGTGTGCCGAAAACGGTAATTACGTCGCGTCAAAAAACGGCGATGCTTACGTTCACTGGCGCGTGGATAATGAAGTTTTTAGTCTGAAACAATTTTCTGAAATTCATAAAAACCGCGAAAGTGTTGCGAATATACTTCAATCGACGGTTTACAACGAGTCGAAATTTCAATTCAGCCTCCCGCCGCACGTTGAAATTATAAGGCCTTACAGCCAACCGTCCATTAATCAGGGCGAATTGAAACTGGAGATCGCCGCAAAGGGTCGCAATGAAGATCTGATTTTTGAAGTGTACCTCAACGATGCACTTGTACTCACCAAAAAAGAATTAAAGGTTAGCGAGTTGATAACGCACATGAACGTTAAGTTGATAGCAGGAAATAACCGGATTACGGTGATTGCGCAGAATGGAAGGGGAATTAAAAGCAGTGAATCGAAGATGTATGTTTATTACAACGGATGGTGA
- a CDS encoding helix-turn-helix domain-containing protein, producing MFDFKECDVNELADKLNLSTRQIQRIALSRFKKRPHAFLESLRLHTAINAIVHSKPVSLEAVAKFAGFRTYDAFRKSFHRCFGIAPSKCKIIAVTAHDKFQLLKTWQNKIEKRFTLKE from the coding sequence ATGTTTGATTTCAAAGAATGTGACGTAAATGAATTGGCAGACAAGCTCAATCTATCGACAAGGCAAATTCAAAGAATTGCATTATCCAGATTCAAAAAGCGACCTCATGCCTTTTTGGAATCGTTGCGCCTCCATACGGCAATAAATGCTATTGTACATAGTAAACCTGTGTCGCTTGAAGCTGTAGCAAAATTTGCCGGTTTCAGAACGTACGATGCATTTCGAAAATCTTTTCACCGGTGTTTTGGAATCGCCCCGTCAAAATGTAAAATCATTGCAGTTACTGCTCATGATAAATTCCAATTACTCAAGACATGGCAAAACAAAATCGAAAAGCGTTTTACTTTAAAGGAATAA
- a CDS encoding lantibiotic dehydratase family protein gives MQIFPKILMRIAAGPIAELQQLEAPETFKRIKRKIELERQLASQKQLVCDMLFEHIKLASNQQLYQKNLLNLKRDIFNLRKFDHPKNLEIIAALPAELRNALATLESLVKTRDDWSQAVDRLFNSELNQAHSVLKNLARNPSLQKGLVLSSQSLLQNVNEFIARTEMPSRRAFQTIESLMKYLSRTYAKTSPFSTFTHLSLGNLSDNQNSFIEFASDIISASQSHVRLNNFLFQYLHGLLIKHPEIRKKIWLRLNPTLMKDGTDYRFLTNHNNVEAFQKIEAIPVIEVFVYLCMQRPEGISYEDLVQTILLEEYIDAPVEEIEGFLDELINFGLLEFDLRVSGIDPDWDERLTGQLHFLQNPLAIELISSLKNIRKKAEEFAQTNDVKHRYELLKRTHEEFKNICKKIYISAGLDEKAFEPVTPAPSSKQEKEKTENGDNELQEKNENGEEVFQRVISTVFRFKPEQMYYEDSSLIPKFSVRMDVIADKIQSLNVLLETLSLFEGRMDEFDIMTNYFAKKYGDEASVNLITFYEDFYRDYKKPEAERQDRLKNQHYRQFLKDQTITPKEEKTKEEIKEEKIDDVSPAMIISEIDERNKLRKLWQEALGQRLLKTQGLSDEHKITVEDVREINRQFNLISQDNQVSLGAFLQWFEDRGQFKAVVNGTFPGYGKMFSRFLHVFEPENTQMLREWNQHVIPENAIFLEDCDGSYFNANLHPPLMPFEVRIPGGHNSLKTDLQIPVTDLAVRIESRQLILYHQPSGKRVFIFDLGFQGHGGRSPLFQLLEKFTAAKYWSVYPVNQSINLAVQSAPENKEQKNVQISPRIIFEDWLVLQRKSWSIDCSQLPVKKNDETEAAYFVRANEWRIALDIPDEVFVFVASRGGQEMLKPEQARKLRRDDYKPQYIAFKNPFLVRLFNKCAEKAPNRLKIEEMLPASDQLLSIGDKKHVSESVIQWYKFNGTNF, from the coding sequence ATGCAAATTTTTCCAAAAATACTAATGCGAATAGCTGCCGGACCTATCGCCGAATTGCAGCAACTCGAAGCGCCGGAAACATTCAAACGAATTAAGCGCAAAATTGAACTCGAGCGACAGTTAGCTTCACAGAAACAATTGGTCTGCGACATGCTGTTTGAACACATCAAACTGGCATCCAATCAACAACTTTACCAGAAAAATCTGCTTAATTTAAAAAGGGACATTTTTAATCTTCGCAAATTCGATCATCCTAAAAATCTCGAAATCATAGCTGCGCTCCCGGCGGAACTCCGTAATGCGCTTGCGACTCTGGAGAGTTTGGTCAAAACACGCGATGATTGGTCACAAGCTGTTGACCGATTGTTTAATTCTGAATTGAATCAGGCGCACTCTGTTCTAAAAAATTTGGCTCGAAACCCATCTTTGCAAAAAGGCCTCGTTTTATCTTCGCAATCACTTTTACAAAATGTTAACGAATTTATTGCCCGCACTGAAATGCCATCCCGCCGCGCTTTTCAAACTATCGAATCGCTGATGAAATATCTTTCACGCACGTACGCCAAAACTTCTCCTTTCAGTACATTTACCCATCTTTCATTGGGTAATCTTTCTGACAATCAAAATTCATTCATTGAATTTGCAAGTGACATTATCAGTGCATCTCAAAGCCACGTCCGGTTAAATAATTTTTTGTTCCAATATTTACACGGGCTTCTGATCAAGCATCCGGAAATCAGGAAAAAAATATGGCTTCGCCTGAATCCTACTTTGATGAAGGATGGTACCGATTACCGTTTTCTTACCAACCATAACAACGTCGAGGCATTTCAAAAAATTGAAGCGATTCCGGTAATAGAAGTTTTTGTGTATCTATGCATGCAACGACCGGAAGGAATTTCTTACGAGGACCTCGTTCAAACCATTCTTTTGGAAGAATATATTGATGCACCGGTTGAAGAAATAGAAGGATTTCTTGACGAATTGATCAATTTCGGTCTGCTGGAATTCGATTTGCGCGTTTCAGGAATCGATCCGGATTGGGACGAGCGTTTGACCGGGCAATTGCATTTTTTACAAAATCCTTTAGCGATAGAATTAATTTCTTCTTTAAAAAACATCAGAAAAAAAGCTGAAGAATTTGCTCAAACAAACGATGTCAAACATCGATATGAATTACTTAAAAGGACGCACGAGGAATTCAAAAATATCTGCAAGAAAATTTATATCTCCGCCGGTTTGGATGAAAAAGCTTTTGAACCGGTAACGCCTGCTCCATCTTCAAAACAAGAAAAAGAAAAAACAGAGAACGGCGACAATGAACTTCAGGAAAAAAATGAAAACGGCGAAGAGGTTTTTCAACGGGTAATTTCTACGGTTTTCCGATTCAAACCCGAACAAATGTATTACGAGGACTCCAGCTTAATACCGAAATTTTCGGTTCGAATGGATGTTATTGCCGATAAAATTCAATCTTTAAATGTTTTGCTTGAAACTTTGTCACTTTTTGAAGGCCGTATGGATGAGTTTGATATCATGACCAACTACTTTGCAAAAAAATACGGCGATGAAGCATCGGTCAATCTGATTACTTTCTATGAGGATTTTTATCGCGATTACAAAAAACCCGAGGCCGAGCGTCAAGATCGGTTAAAGAACCAACATTACCGGCAATTTTTAAAGGATCAAACTATAACTCCCAAAGAAGAAAAGACAAAGGAAGAAATAAAAGAGGAAAAAATTGATGATGTTTCTCCGGCGATGATTATTTCGGAAATCGATGAACGAAACAAACTTCGCAAATTATGGCAGGAAGCTTTAGGACAACGGCTGCTCAAAACGCAAGGATTGTCGGATGAACATAAAATTACGGTTGAAGACGTCCGTGAAATCAATCGTCAATTCAATTTAATCAGTCAAGATAATCAGGTGTCTTTGGGCGCTTTTCTGCAATGGTTCGAAGATCGGGGACAATTTAAAGCGGTTGTCAATGGCACTTTTCCGGGTTATGGGAAAATGTTCAGCCGTTTTTTACACGTTTTCGAACCGGAAAACACGCAAATGTTGCGGGAATGGAATCAGCATGTGATTCCGGAAAATGCAATATTTCTCGAAGACTGTGACGGATCTTACTTCAACGCCAATCTCCATCCGCCTTTGATGCCATTCGAAGTTCGAATTCCGGGCGGCCACAATAGCTTGAAAACCGATTTACAAATTCCTGTCACGGATTTGGCTGTAAGAATCGAAAGCCGGCAATTGATTCTTTATCACCAACCGAGCGGGAAACGTGTTTTTATATTTGATCTCGGCTTTCAAGGTCACGGCGGACGCTCACCCCTTTTTCAGCTTTTGGAAAAATTTACGGCGGCAAAATATTGGTCGGTTTATCCGGTTAACCAATCGATCAATCTTGCCGTTCAAAGCGCGCCTGAAAATAAAGAACAAAAAAACGTACAAATATCGCCTAGAATTATTTTTGAAGACTGGCTCGTTTTGCAAAGAAAGTCATGGTCCATTGACTGTAGCCAATTGCCGGTCAAAAAAAACGATGAAACGGAGGCCGCTTATTTTGTGAGAGCCAATGAATGGCGGATCGCTCTGGATATTCCTGACGAGGTTTTTGTGTTTGTCGCTTCCCGTGGAGGCCAGGAAATGCTGAAACCGGAACAGGCACGTAAACTCCGCCGTGATGATTACAAACCGCAATACATTGCGTTCAAAAACCCGTTTTTGGTCCGGTTATTTAATAAATGCGCGGAGAAAGCTCCTAATCGTTTGAAAATCGAAGAAATGCTTCCCGCATCCGATCAGTTATTGTCCATCGGCGATAAAAAACATGTTTCGGAATCTGTCATTCAATGGTATAAATTTAATGGCACAAATTTTTAA